One part of the Parasphingorhabdus sp. SCSIO 66989 genome encodes these proteins:
- a CDS encoding ShlB/FhaC/HecB family hemolysin secretion/activation protein, with the protein MAQTGQTGLSQNSQAQAEQARIKAQREAAERAARERAPVARLDDAKAPVLGEFPEEEACFAIKEIAVAGAQHSRLQWVPGFLEQYRGRCAGSQGLDYILRSLQAAFLDRGLITTRAGLPEQNLASGTLIVQVVPGVASGVTTNGEAKAFTWDVASPVDGGDIVDLRALEQGLEQMRRIQGREVNVDLEPGEAPGETVLAVTSEQPRYLSASLGVNNYAGDTVGNWQGNAQIATLGLLGASEILSLSYNTRIAEPDVPGDSSGFFGSLTFPLGWWTFGVSGSANDYSQQVLGEVRDFETSGRLRTVSGFAERVIGRTQTSRTAVRGSLSRRWARNFIDDVEIGIQRQDVTDLTAALLDRRYFGDIRVDSQFAMRFGLDIFGAQDENDSRPEELPTARYRIASADISVTIPFNTGANEGFFDSWNTTIRAQYSDQNLYGADAIAIGGPFTVRGFDVDRALIGRSGFFMRQELRGRLPGPLGDIFSPFAFLDMGKVNGNDGIAGAGLGLRAAWKGLTLDGFAALPIKRAAFQQNDLRFGVALGWSI; encoded by the coding sequence ATGGCGCAGACAGGGCAGACGGGATTGTCTCAGAACTCTCAGGCACAGGCAGAGCAGGCGCGGATCAAGGCACAGCGTGAGGCGGCGGAGCGGGCGGCGCGTGAGCGGGCCCCGGTGGCGCGGCTTGATGATGCAAAAGCACCGGTGCTGGGTGAGTTCCCTGAAGAAGAGGCCTGTTTTGCGATTAAAGAGATCGCAGTTGCCGGCGCGCAGCATAGCCGCTTGCAATGGGTGCCGGGCTTTCTGGAGCAATATCGCGGCCGCTGTGCCGGTTCTCAGGGTCTCGATTATATCCTGCGCTCTTTACAAGCTGCCTTTCTGGATCGCGGGTTGATAACAACCCGTGCGGGCCTGCCCGAACAAAATCTCGCCAGTGGAACTCTGATTGTTCAGGTGGTGCCGGGCGTTGCCAGCGGCGTTACCACCAATGGGGAGGCAAAAGCCTTTACCTGGGATGTCGCCTCGCCTGTGGATGGTGGCGATATTGTTGATTTACGGGCGTTGGAGCAGGGCTTGGAACAGATGCGCCGCATCCAGGGGCGCGAGGTTAATGTCGATTTAGAGCCCGGCGAAGCGCCGGGCGAGACGGTGCTGGCGGTCACATCTGAGCAGCCGCGCTATTTGTCTGCTTCGCTGGGCGTTAATAATTATGCGGGCGATACGGTTGGCAATTGGCAGGGCAATGCACAGATTGCGACCTTGGGCCTGCTCGGCGCATCAGAAATTTTAAGCTTGTCCTATAATACACGCATAGCTGAACCGGATGTGCCGGGTGATAGTTCGGGCTTTTTTGGTAGTCTTACTTTTCCTTTAGGCTGGTGGACCTTTGGGGTGTCGGGTTCGGCCAATGACTATAGCCAACAGGTGCTGGGTGAGGTGCGTGACTTTGAGACCAGTGGTCGCTTGCGCACCGTGTCGGGATTTGCCGAGCGGGTGATTGGCCGCACTCAGACCTCGCGCACGGCGGTACGCGGATCATTGTCGCGCCGCTGGGCGCGCAACTTTATCGATGATGTCGAGATTGGCATTCAGCGTCAGGATGTGACGGATCTGACCGCAGCACTGCTCGATCGACGCTATTTTGGCGATATCCGTGTGGATAGCCAATTTGCGATGCGCTTTGGCCTCGACATATTCGGCGCGCAGGATGAAAATGATAGCCGTCCTGAAGAATTGCCCACAGCGCGCTACAGAATTGCCAGCGCCGATATTAGCGTCACCATTCCGTTTAACACCGGCGCGAATGAAGGGTTCTTTGACAGCTGGAACACCACGATCCGGGCGCAATATAGCGATCAAAATCTTTATGGCGCCGATGCGATTGCGATTGGCGGGCCGTTTACCGTGCGGGGTTTTGATGTTGATCGGGCGCTGATCGGGCGCAGCGGTTTTTTTATGCGCCAGGAACTGCGCGGACGGTTGCCTGGGCCTTTGGGCGATATTTTTAGCCCTTTCGCCTTTCTCGATATGGGCAAAGTGAATGGCAATGACGGCATTGCCGGGGCCGGGTTAGGCCTGCGCGCCGCATGGAAGGGGCTGACGCTGGATGGCTTTGCGGCATTGCCGATTAAACGGGCAGCGTTCCAGCAAAATGATCTGCGCTTTGGCGTAGCCCTGGGTTGGAGTATATGA
- the mazG gene encoding nucleoside triphosphate pyrophosphohydrolase yields the protein MQRLRDPDDGCPWDLAQDFSTIAPYTVEEAYEVADAIDRDDMDDLRGELGDLLLQVVFHSQMASEAGHFTLQQVIDGICGKMIARHPHIFADQAVEQWDWEDIKKRERAEKGMSSALDGVAQAQPALMRAEKLQKRAARTGFDWPQAQSCAAKLEEEMAELADTRTDVERHEEAGDLLFAAVNLVRHYGVDPETALRDANRKFERRFKAMESEAKGAFETLSLDEQEALWQQVKRSEAKTG from the coding sequence ATGCAGCGGCTTCGTGATCCTGATGACGGCTGTCCATGGGATCTGGCTCAGGATTTCTCGACCATTGCGCCTTATACCGTTGAGGAAGCTTATGAAGTAGCCGACGCGATTGATCGTGACGATATGGACGACCTTCGTGGCGAGCTTGGCGATCTGTTACTGCAGGTCGTGTTTCACAGTCAGATGGCCAGCGAAGCCGGGCATTTCACACTCCAGCAAGTGATCGATGGCATCTGCGGTAAGATGATTGCGCGGCATCCGCATATCTTTGCTGATCAGGCGGTTGAGCAATGGGATTGGGAAGACATCAAGAAACGCGAACGCGCCGAGAAAGGCATGTCGAGCGCGCTCGATGGCGTAGCGCAGGCGCAACCTGCACTGATGCGCGCCGAGAAACTGCAAAAGCGGGCCGCACGGACTGGCTTTGACTGGCCTCAGGCGCAGAGTTGTGCGGCTAAGTTGGAAGAAGAAATGGCTGAATTGGCCGATACCCGAACCGATGTGGAGCGCCATGAAGAGGCGGGCGACCTGCTCTTCGCCGCGGTTAATCTGGTGCGGCATTACGGTGTTGATCCCGAAACCGCGTTGCGTGATGCCAATCGCAAATTTGAGCGGCGCTTCAAAGCGATGGAAAGTGAAGCCAAAGGCGCATTTGAAACGCTGTCGCTTGATGAGCAGGAAGCGCTTTGGCAGCAGGTCAAGCGTTCGGAGGCAAAGACTGGCTAG
- the hflX gene encoding GTPase HflX, with translation MSDTFVPLDEREGISYGARALLVYPDIGQHPGISHEERLEEARGLADAIAINVVASKAYMLRTIRPATLLGKGQLDELSALITAYEAELLIVDGALSAIQQRNLETELKVKVIDRTGLILEVFGDRAATQEGRLQVELAHLDYQAGRLVRSWTHLERQRGGFGFLGGPGETQIESDRRMLNERRARLRRELREVTRTRGIQRNRRQRQGWPLVALVGYTNAGKSTLFNRLTDSDVMARDMLFATLDPTMRAIELPGIAKAILSDTVGFVSDLPTQLIAAFRATLEEVLAADLILHVRDIAHPLSGEQKADVEAVLSEIGVVLRDQDGGEGAQLLEVWNKADLLDDDQRADAHFAMQQSEEPAILVSAQSGEGLDQLRDVMAAMLRSGEKVETVRIAHSEGRQIAWLHEHGHVLNSSSDAEYCDLTVGMAPADWSRFWRMYRAASQSLPPNA, from the coding sequence GTGAGTGATACCTTTGTACCGTTGGATGAGCGTGAGGGAATCAGCTATGGAGCCCGCGCGCTGCTTGTTTACCCTGACATTGGCCAACATCCCGGCATAAGCCATGAAGAAAGGCTTGAGGAGGCGAGGGGACTCGCCGATGCCATTGCCATCAATGTCGTGGCAAGCAAGGCCTATATGCTGCGCACAATTCGACCGGCGACGTTGCTGGGCAAGGGCCAGTTGGACGAGCTGAGCGCGCTCATAACTGCATATGAGGCAGAATTGCTAATCGTCGATGGTGCGCTCAGCGCTATTCAGCAACGCAATCTCGAAACCGAGTTGAAGGTCAAGGTGATTGATCGCACCGGGCTGATCCTTGAGGTCTTTGGCGATCGTGCCGCCACGCAAGAGGGCAGGCTGCAGGTTGAATTGGCGCATCTCGATTATCAGGCCGGGCGTCTTGTGCGTAGCTGGACTCACTTGGAGCGGCAACGCGGCGGTTTCGGCTTTCTCGGAGGTCCCGGCGAAACGCAGATCGAATCTGACCGGCGTATGCTCAATGAACGCCGCGCCCGGTTGCGGCGCGAATTGCGCGAAGTCACTCGCACCCGCGGTATTCAGCGCAATCGCCGCCAGAGGCAAGGGTGGCCGCTGGTTGCTCTGGTTGGCTATACCAATGCAGGCAAATCGACGCTGTTTAACCGATTGACCGACAGCGATGTCATGGCGCGTGACATGCTGTTCGCTACGCTTGACCCAACCATGCGCGCGATTGAATTACCCGGCATCGCTAAGGCCATCCTGTCGGACACGGTGGGTTTCGTCTCTGATCTGCCAACCCAACTCATCGCTGCTTTCCGCGCGACGCTGGAGGAAGTGTTGGCCGCCGACCTTATTCTGCATGTGCGTGATATCGCGCACCCTTTAAGCGGTGAGCAGAAAGCTGATGTAGAAGCAGTGCTGTCAGAAATCGGCGTTGTTTTACGTGATCAAGACGGAGGCGAGGGGGCACAACTGCTCGAAGTCTGGAACAAAGCCGATTTGCTTGACGATGACCAGCGCGCCGATGCACATTTTGCCATGCAACAGTCTGAAGAGCCTGCAATATTGGTATCAGCCCAAAGCGGGGAAGGGTTGGACCAGCTGCGTGACGTCATGGCGGCGATGTTGCGCAGCGGTGAAAAGGTAGAAACCGTTCGCATAGCCCATAGCGAAGGCCGACAAATTGCATGGTTGCATGAGCATGGACATGTTCTCAACAGCAGCAGTGATGCTGAATATTGTGACCTGACCGTCGGGATGGCTCCGGCTGACTGGTCGCGTTTCTGGCGCATGTATCGCGCCGCTAGCCAGTCTTTGCCTCCGAACGCTTGA
- the hfq gene encoding RNA chaperone Hfq, translated as MTEKATSLQDLFLNTLRKNRMPVTMFLVKGVKLQGVVTWFDNFSILLRRDGQSQLVYKHAISTIMPSQQMDLEEFYNYSSESRSKNKNLQDIFLSAVQTSETPVTMFLVNGVMLQGNVAAYDLFCMLLQRDGMAQLAYKHAVSTVQPGGPIDLTSEWDDGAVND; from the coding sequence ATGACCGAAAAGGCTACTTCATTACAGGATTTGTTCCTGAACACTTTACGCAAGAACCGTATGCCGGTGACCATGTTTCTGGTCAAAGGGGTAAAGCTTCAGGGCGTCGTGACCTGGTTCGATAACTTTTCCATATTGCTGCGCCGCGATGGCCAATCGCAACTGGTTTACAAGCATGCGATCTCGACTATCATGCCATCACAGCAAATGGACCTTGAAGAGTTCTACAACTATTCCTCAGAAAGCCGCAGCAAGAATAAGAATTTACAGGATATTTTCCTGAGCGCGGTGCAAACTTCCGAAACCCCTGTGACCATGTTTTTGGTCAATGGCGTCATGCTGCAGGGCAATGTAGCCGCCTATGACCTGTTTTGTATGTTGCTGCAGCGCGATGGCATGGCACAATTGGCTTATAAGCATGCTGTTTCTACCGTGCAGCCTGGCGGCCCGATTGACCTCACCAGTGAATGGGACGACGGCGCCGTAAATGATTGA
- a CDS encoding sigma-54-dependent transcriptional regulator: protein MALDVLIVDDEKDIRELVAGVLEDEGYTCRTAGDSDSALQAIDERRPALLLLDVWLKGSKLDGLEILDAVKERDPELPVLIFSGHGNIDTAVSAVSRGAMDFIEKPFEAERLIHLVARATETDRLRRENAQLRQRIGVAEELHGNSSAINSVRATLKKVATTGSRLLITGPAGVGKEVAGRLLHSWSPRADAPFITVSSARMTPDRFEEQLFGQEQNGKLVQTGLLERAHGGTLFLDEVADMPVSTQAKILRVLTEQSFMRVGGDRQIKVDVRFVSATSKELQTEISEGRFREDLFYRLNVVPVAIPPLTERRDDIPPLVEHYLTRLAVEHGMTSPVVSSEAMAALQSYDWPGNVRQLRNLVERMVILAPHGEVSQIEIDMLPTEIVQGDSDQGLGVSTLTGVPLREARENFEREYLKVQIRRFSGNISKTATFIGMERSALHRKLKLLGLNERKTDGQA, encoded by the coding sequence ATGGCGCTCGACGTACTGATTGTTGATGATGAAAAAGATATCCGCGAGCTTGTCGCGGGCGTGCTTGAGGATGAGGGCTATACCTGCCGTACCGCGGGGGATAGCGATTCCGCTCTACAGGCGATAGATGAGCGCCGTCCCGCGCTATTGCTCCTCGATGTATGGCTTAAGGGCAGCAAGCTTGATGGCCTCGAAATTCTGGACGCGGTCAAGGAGCGTGATCCGGAACTGCCCGTGCTGATATTCTCTGGCCATGGCAATATTGACACGGCAGTATCCGCCGTATCGCGCGGCGCAATGGACTTTATCGAGAAACCGTTTGAAGCTGAGCGCCTGATCCACCTGGTTGCCCGCGCCACCGAAACCGACAGATTGCGGCGGGAAAACGCCCAGTTGCGTCAAAGGATAGGGGTAGCCGAGGAGCTTCATGGCAATTCCTCGGCGATAAACTCTGTTCGCGCGACCCTTAAGAAGGTGGCAACCACAGGAAGCCGTTTGCTTATCACTGGCCCTGCAGGCGTGGGCAAAGAGGTAGCGGGACGATTGCTTCATAGCTGGAGCCCGCGGGCAGATGCGCCCTTTATTACTGTGAGCTCCGCCCGGATGACGCCGGATCGGTTTGAGGAGCAGCTGTTCGGCCAGGAGCAAAACGGAAAGCTGGTCCAAACCGGGCTCCTGGAACGTGCGCACGGTGGGACACTCTTCCTTGATGAAGTCGCCGATATGCCGGTTTCCACACAGGCAAAAATCCTGCGGGTGCTTACCGAACAGAGCTTTATGCGCGTCGGTGGCGACCGCCAGATCAAGGTCGATGTGCGCTTCGTTTCCGCGACATCAAAGGAGCTGCAGACCGAGATTTCCGAGGGCCGGTTTCGAGAAGATCTGTTCTATCGTTTGAATGTGGTTCCCGTAGCCATTCCTCCATTGACCGAACGTCGTGATGATATTCCACCTCTGGTTGAGCATTATCTCACCCGATTGGCGGTTGAGCACGGCATGACGTCTCCTGTCGTCAGTAGCGAAGCAATGGCGGCGCTGCAAAGCTATGACTGGCCCGGCAATGTGCGGCAATTGCGTAATTTGGTCGAGCGCATGGTCATCCTGGCACCGCATGGAGAGGTATCGCAGATCGAGATCGACATGCTTCCGACCGAGATTGTCCAGGGAGACAGCGATCAGGGCCTTGGCGTGTCTACATTGACCGGCGTGCCGCTGCGTGAGGCACGAGAGAATTTCGAGCGCGAGTATCTCAAGGTTCAGATCCGCAGATTCTCCGGCAATATCTCCAAGACTGCGACCTTTATTGGCATGGAACGCTCGGCGCTTCACCGCAAACTGAAGCTGCTTGGTCTGAATGAGCGCAAGACGGACGGCCAAGCTTGA
- a CDS encoding sensor histidine kinase, translated as MASANILPSFANWFRVSDSDDGIENERPYVVAEWSMAALLLVMLAITVRILTTEDAADRVLPAIWASSLLIANLIPAMMILVLMARRIAKRRAEKAIAGSSGRYHTRLVGLFAIVAAVPTLLVVLFASLLFQYGVEFWYSDRARGVLENANELALGYNDQSARDVRNETLAMAGDLRDYLTQAQIDSPEFAEGYSYQVVYRQLNESAILERGDDGMLRTAVIVDPENRNLASRVTPEMLQELASGNDVALSFTDDRIESVTALDAEGEVLLYASRASSQLALSQWERARAVLSDYDELSGRTRSLQLRFNVALYLVSLLLLTIALWVAVKFADRMVAPLSDLVGASREVSRGNLATRVTDTGARDEVSMLGRAFNSMTEKLDDQRQALIRANHQLDERRAFMQTVVESVSAGIISVDEKGVIQLMNSSAQELLIDDNQSYVDRPLSDVAPFLADVAQSDEGRAVVQFRRGNDMLTLAARSSPGGMGQVITFDDITQQLLDQRQAAWSDVARRIAHEIKNPLTPIQLAAERLKRRFGKAIGEDTDTFQQLTETIIRQVGDLRNMVDEFSSFARMPKPVFRDENLVDLVRQAVFMQRVANPGITYTTDHNVAEQGFSCDRRQISQAIINLLKNAAEAIETRSDSDNESVDHGDSEQMPTGNISVSIEAHENSVDVIISDDGIGLPDDHDHLIEPYVTTRDKGTGLGLAIVKKIVEEHFGTIAFATSDLGGAKVTLTFDTSISPDPVSE; from the coding sequence ATGGCATCGGCAAATATCCTTCCCTCCTTTGCAAACTGGTTTCGCGTTTCCGACAGTGATGACGGCATCGAGAATGAGCGACCCTATGTTGTTGCCGAATGGTCCATGGCAGCTTTACTGCTGGTCATGCTGGCCATCACGGTACGGATATTAACCACTGAAGATGCCGCGGACAGGGTCTTGCCCGCCATCTGGGCATCGAGCTTGTTGATTGCCAATTTGATCCCGGCGATGATGATCCTGGTACTGATGGCACGCCGTATTGCCAAACGTCGTGCGGAAAAGGCGATTGCCGGGTCCAGCGGGCGCTATCACACACGACTGGTTGGTCTGTTCGCGATTGTCGCAGCGGTGCCTACACTTTTGGTGGTTCTTTTCGCTTCACTGCTGTTCCAGTATGGCGTCGAATTCTGGTATTCAGACCGCGCCAGAGGGGTGCTGGAAAACGCCAACGAACTGGCGCTAGGCTATAATGACCAGAGTGCCCGCGATGTGCGCAATGAAACCCTCGCTATGGCAGGGGATTTACGTGATTATCTAACGCAGGCGCAGATTGACAGTCCGGAATTTGCCGAGGGCTATTCCTATCAAGTGGTATACCGCCAGCTCAATGAATCCGCGATATTGGAACGCGGCGATGATGGTATGCTGCGCACCGCTGTTATTGTCGATCCGGAAAACCGCAACCTTGCTTCTCGCGTGACTCCGGAGATGTTGCAAGAACTGGCGTCTGGCAATGATGTAGCTCTGTCTTTCACTGATGACCGCATTGAGTCTGTCACCGCGCTCGATGCTGAAGGCGAGGTGCTGCTTTATGCATCAAGAGCATCAAGCCAATTGGCGCTTAGTCAATGGGAGCGGGCCCGGGCAGTGCTTAGCGACTATGATGAACTTTCCGGACGCACCCGATCATTACAGCTACGCTTCAATGTTGCGCTATATCTGGTCTCGCTGCTGCTGCTGACAATTGCGCTTTGGGTAGCGGTCAAATTTGCCGACCGGATGGTGGCACCGCTCAGCGATCTAGTGGGCGCTTCGCGTGAGGTAAGCCGTGGCAATCTGGCGACACGCGTTACCGATACCGGCGCGCGCGATGAAGTCAGCATGTTGGGTCGTGCATTTAACAGCATGACCGAGAAATTGGACGATCAGCGGCAGGCTCTGATCCGCGCCAACCATCAGCTCGACGAACGCCGCGCCTTTATGCAAACGGTTGTGGAGTCAGTCAGCGCCGGGATCATCTCGGTGGATGAAAAAGGCGTTATCCAGCTGATGAACAGCTCGGCACAAGAGCTGTTGATCGATGACAATCAAAGCTATGTGGATCGCCCCTTATCCGATGTTGCGCCATTTCTGGCGGACGTTGCCCAGAGTGATGAGGGCAGGGCAGTGGTCCAGTTTCGTCGCGGCAATGACATGTTGACCTTGGCCGCGCGCAGCAGCCCGGGTGGCATGGGGCAGGTGATAACCTTTGATGACATTACCCAGCAGCTACTCGATCAAAGACAGGCGGCCTGGTCCGATGTAGCCCGCCGTATCGCGCACGAAATAAAAAACCCACTAACACCGATCCAGCTAGCTGCGGAACGGCTCAAACGCCGCTTTGGCAAAGCGATTGGCGAGGATACGGATACTTTCCAGCAACTCACCGAAACCATTATCCGCCAGGTGGGCGATCTGCGCAATATGGTTGATGAATTCTCGTCCTTTGCACGGATGCCGAAGCCGGTTTTTCGCGACGAAAATCTGGTCGATCTGGTGCGTCAGGCGGTGTTTATGCAACGCGTTGCCAATCCGGGTATCACCTACACGACAGATCACAATGTCGCAGAGCAGGGCTTTTCCTGCGACCGAAGGCAGATTTCACAAGCGATTATCAACCTTCTCAAAAACGCAGCTGAAGCGATTGAAACACGATCCGACTCCGATAATGAGAGCGTGGACCATGGTGACTCTGAGCAAATGCCGACGGGCAATATCTCAGTATCAATTGAGGCGCATGAGAACTCGGTTGATGTGATTATCAGTGATGATGGCATTGGCCTTCCGGACGATCATGACCATCTGATCGAACCTTATGTGACCACCAGAGATAAGGGCACGGGCCTTGGCTTGGCGATCGTTAAGAAGATCGTCGAGGAGCATTTCGGTACCATCGCCTTTGCCACCTCTGATCTTGGCGGTGCAAAGGTCACCCTAACCTTTGATACAAGCATTTCTCCTGACCCGGTAAGTGAATAA
- a CDS encoding sigma-54-dependent transcriptional regulator codes for MTRILLAEDDKAISHVLTTALNAEGWDVDVVKRRDRRNESLKSGDYSLLITDVLLEDGDGLDDLGEWLQQETLDLPVIVMSAQNTLDTALRASNADAFEYFPKPFDLEALIIAAQKAVTPGKRLSEDDSGIASGSMAIVGRSAAMQEVYRTIGKVLKNDLSVLLLGESGTGKELVAETIHNAGHRNAGPFVPVNVAAIPSELIESVLFGHEKGAFTGAVDRQIGMFEQANGGTLFLDEIGDMSMAAQTRLLRALQSGRINRIGGREEIGINARIIAATHQDFEELIASGKFREDLYYRINVLPITLPALRDRREDIPDLVRHFASQAVSEGLEEKYFADEAMALLQSLDWRGNVRELRNSVMRIVALSSGETITRPMVAQQLGNSTAEESNGSDSALFTSAVDAFLQQASIDGGALYAEALEKMEKPLLQRVMMQTDHNQIKAAELLGINRNTLRKKLKLYDMLP; via the coding sequence ATGACGCGCATTTTGCTGGCTGAAGATGACAAGGCCATCTCGCATGTATTGACAACAGCGCTTAACGCCGAGGGCTGGGACGTAGATGTGGTTAAACGTCGTGATCGGCGCAATGAGAGCCTGAAAAGCGGTGACTATTCCCTTCTGATTACCGACGTTCTCCTCGAGGATGGTGATGGTCTGGACGATCTGGGCGAATGGTTGCAGCAGGAGACGCTTGACCTGCCGGTGATTGTTATGTCGGCACAGAACACGCTCGATACTGCCCTGCGGGCCAGCAATGCTGATGCCTTTGAATATTTCCCCAAGCCGTTTGATCTGGAAGCTCTCATTATAGCCGCGCAGAAAGCGGTGACGCCGGGCAAAAGACTCTCCGAGGACGATAGCGGCATCGCCAGCGGTTCCATGGCCATTGTCGGCCGCAGTGCCGCAATGCAGGAAGTCTATCGCACCATAGGCAAGGTGCTGAAGAACGATTTGTCGGTGCTTCTGCTGGGCGAGTCCGGTACAGGCAAAGAACTGGTTGCGGAGACCATTCACAATGCCGGGCACCGTAATGCAGGGCCATTCGTCCCAGTCAATGTCGCTGCCATTCCCTCCGAGCTGATCGAATCCGTTCTCTTCGGCCATGAAAAGGGTGCATTTACCGGCGCTGTGGATCGCCAGATAGGCATGTTTGAGCAGGCCAATGGCGGCACACTGTTTCTCGACGAAATTGGCGATATGTCGATGGCAGCGCAGACGAGGCTACTGCGCGCTCTGCAATCAGGACGTATCAATCGCATTGGCGGTCGCGAGGAAATCGGCATCAATGCCCGCATCATTGCCGCCACGCATCAGGATTTTGAGGAGCTGATCGCCAGCGGTAAATTTCGTGAGGACCTCTATTATCGCATCAACGTCCTGCCGATCACGCTGCCGGCACTGCGTGACAGGCGCGAGGATATTCCTGACCTGGTTCGTCATTTTGCTTCGCAGGCCGTTTCCGAAGGTCTAGAAGAGAAGTACTTCGCCGACGAGGCCATGGCGTTACTGCAATCGCTCGATTGGCGCGGCAATGTTCGCGAGCTACGCAATAGCGTAATGCGCATTGTTGCCTTGAGCAGCGGCGAGACGATTACCCGCCCCATGGTGGCGCAACAGCTTGGCAATAGCACGGCCGAGGAAAGCAATGGCTCTGATAGTGCCTTGTTCACATCTGCTGTTGATGCGTTTCTGCAACAAGCCTCAATTGACGGTGGCGCGCTCTATGCTGAGGCATTGGAAAAGATGGAGAAGCCGCTGTTACAGCGTGTTATGATGCAAACTGATCACAATCAGATAAAAGCTGCAGAGTTGCTGGGTATCAATCGCAACACATTACGCAAAAAACTCAAATTGTACGATATGTTGCCATAG
- a CDS encoding two-component system sensor histidine kinase NtrB has translation MAGTATGGLRQVARPELKDAESAITEKSLPGLSDAAGALPIAILVIAPNGKIAEANAAAETMLEASSKKLTRHAFSTIMRFADPRLARALDDPEADVTVRAAPCRIKGIDKPFTIDLSLSPMEEWPGWRVAAMIPSYAPDGIASYAEKDSDMLALRGPEILAHEIKNPLAGIRGAAQLLARKQKKAGNAAEADLVSLISTEVDHIAELIDRMQFLGRDLVGEMKPVNFYEVLSRVKMLCIAEHGSKIRIIEHYDPSLPEILASEPALTQILLNLVSNAADACCDQPDPVITLSSHYAPGLSIANRKSDGMIRLPVEIRVSDNGPGIAESIKPHLFTPFVTSKTKGQGLGLALVRQMVTQMQGRIVQRRHEEKGQTQFRLFFASVDRQENMMEEQP, from the coding sequence ATGGCTGGAACAGCGACAGGCGGCCTGAGGCAGGTGGCACGCCCGGAGTTGAAAGATGCTGAGAGCGCAATAACCGAAAAGTCGCTTCCCGGACTATCGGATGCTGCCGGGGCGTTACCCATTGCTATCCTGGTGATCGCCCCGAACGGCAAGATTGCTGAAGCTAACGCTGCGGCCGAAACAATGCTGGAAGCAAGCAGCAAAAAGCTCACTCGGCACGCCTTTTCCACCATTATGCGCTTTGCCGATCCTCGACTTGCACGGGCTCTCGATGATCCCGAGGCCGATGTTACGGTGCGGGCGGCCCCTTGCCGGATAAAGGGCATCGATAAACCGTTTACCATCGACCTATCGCTTTCCCCAATGGAAGAGTGGCCCGGTTGGCGCGTGGCTGCGATGATACCGTCCTATGCGCCTGACGGCATTGCGAGCTACGCTGAAAAAGACTCCGATATGCTGGCGCTTCGCGGTCCAGAGATATTGGCTCACGAAATCAAGAACCCCCTCGCTGGTATCCGCGGCGCTGCCCAACTTCTGGCGCGTAAGCAGAAAAAGGCTGGAAATGCAGCCGAGGCTGATCTTGTCTCTCTTATCTCAACTGAAGTTGACCATATCGCTGAGCTGATCGACCGTATGCAATTTCTGGGACGTGATCTTGTTGGCGAAATGAAGCCGGTCAATTTCTATGAAGTGCTCAGTCGCGTAAAGATGCTTTGTATTGCTGAGCACGGCAGCAAGATACGCATAATTGAGCACTATGACCCCTCGCTTCCGGAGATTCTGGCATCCGAGCCGGCGTTGACGCAGATTCTGCTCAATCTTGTGTCCAATGCCGCCGATGCATGCTGTGATCAGCCCGATCCAGTGATTACTTTGAGTAGTCATTATGCTCCTGGCCTAAGCATCGCCAATCGCAAGAGTGACGGGATGATCCGTCTCCCGGTTGAAATACGCGTATCGGACAATGGCCCCGGCATAGCAGAAAGCATAAAGCCGCATCTGTTTACTCCCTTTGTGACCAGCAAGACAAAAGGGCAGGGGCTTGGTTTAGCACTGGTGCGCCAGATGGTGACACAAATGCAGGGACGGATCGTGCAGCGTCGACATGAAGAAAAAGGGCAAACGCAGTTCCGGCTTTTCTTTGCTTCTGTAGACCGTCAGGAGAATATGATGGAAGAGCAGCCATGA